In Limanda limanda chromosome 3, fLimLim1.1, whole genome shotgun sequence, the sequence CAACTCTCTTGTGAAaggttctgtagtttttcccTTTTAAATTCAAGATGGCAATGATTTGTTGTGGCTACGTTCAAAAGTTTTGTTGCCGTAGGTTGCAGATTTACAGACGagatttgtaataataataacaataactttatttgtgtagcacaaGAATACAAAGCATCAGAGAAATTGTCATTTAAATCAAAGACAACAGGTGAAATAATGAAACATAAGGTAAGAGTGACTgcaaaagaaaaggataaaacaaacaagcaatagtaaaaaaaaaaggatgattGAAGTTACTGTTACTGACACTTTGAAAATATCTCAATCAATTGATCCTGGTAACAAGTCTTTTTGAGCAGCATCATGATACATGATTATTCCTGTGTGAGTCATAGCGCTGCATTGTTGTTCAGAGACTATTAATAACACATCACTGATCCCCACTGATGCACTGGGTGACATATTCCTTCATTACCTTCAACACATGCAACATCATGCTACTCACTAGCACATCAAGTGTGTGTTAATCTGCAGCTGAAAATAGTTTCAACGTCATTATTTTATCTTGCTTTGAGTAGCGTTTGCCAAAAAACATAGAGCCCAACTATTTtactaaaaaaataaacaaaaacatatacatTCACTCCTGCACTAACACAGAAAGAGCTTTGGTGCAACAGTCAGGCTGGGGAAGTCTAATATCACATCTATTCCTTTAGTAGAGCCTTTGAAATTCAGCCTTTTATCTAATTTGATTTGTGCTGAATAAGAAAATGAATGTCAGTATGTGAAGCAGCATAGTGAGACTCTGCAGAggacatttattaatttatatctCAGTTATTTATGAGGACCTGAcactgtaaaataataacacTTCTTCCAGGTCAGTGTTTCATCGGTGGCATTAAGCATGTACAGAAGGATTGCAGAGATGGACCTCCCTGATGTGTTTAtccctgtctcccccccccggTCTCTTTGTCATCCAGCAGGCTGCAGTGAGAAGGCGGAGGTCCACACGGAGCGGAGGGGTGTGATCTACAGCCCCTCGTGGCCTTTAAACTACCCGGCTGGAGTCAACTGCAGCTGGCATATCCAGGGAGGTCAGGGAGAGGTCATCACCATCAGGTAAAGGTCACTTCTCAAACACACAGCTGTCACACgagttctgtctctgtgtgagcacctgacataaaaaaaactctctCCTCCAGTTTCCGTAACTTTGACTTGGCGGAGTCTGGAAACTGTTCTGGAGACTGGCTCATGCTGACTCCCATGTGGCATGGGGAATCCCGGCTGTGCGgcgccatgctgcctccaccCGTCAtttccaccagggggcgtgtGTGGCTTTACTTCCACTCTCAGGCCAACGGCTCTGGGCAAGCTCAGGGCTTCCGTCTCTCTTACATCCGAGGTGAGAGGATAGTGATGTCATCTTGTGAGGAATCTGTAACcagagtgaatttaaatgtctagATTTGTGAGGCACAAAATGTCAATCATCTGAATTATAAATAAGAAACATAATTAAGTGCAGTCCATTTTTGACTAAAATGTCATGATAAGTTATTTTACCAAATGAGGACATGTATTGAAATGGCTCTTAAACTTAATTATCACTCACGTTACATGCATGTAAGGTGCACGACCACATCAAAATTACTTTTAACTGAATTATCTTAATTCTCAAACTTAAACCTGGAAATAatatggtaatctattaaatcAATATCGACCAAAATAATTCACATCACACAATATACAACTTCATTACATTGTAATGTTTGGGTAAAAAAGCCAAGCTTTGAGTATTTTGGCTTAGTTTCATGTCATGCAGTAATTTGCCACattagttaaattaaaataccATCTCAGTCCCACCACAGCAGTGTTTTCATTCCtatagaaatgtgttttcttgtcATGAGACATTGTTGGGCTCTTGGTTCTGGTCAGAATGTGAGAGTATCTGGTTAGTTTGGAGCCACCATGAGCTGATGGAGGCTACAACTGGGGGCATGGACCAGTTTGACCCTGTCAGCCGGTCCCACCATGACCCTAAAACTAGATACTCCAGGCCACAGGGTGATACGGCTTAGGGTAATCTTGATCTTGTTAGTATAATTACCAATAATGTcacgttttttttctctttctttttaatatcTAATCAAAGATGATGGCTGCTTGTTTTCAGGAATTTGATGGTGACGGTCGGTGTCTCTCAGTAAATTACAGTTTGAGGCTCTGAACAGTGGATCAGGGTTTATAGTAATCCAGACAAAGAGCATTACAATTAGTGGGTGTTAGCTGCTAGACTTAAAACTGTTAATCTGAACTCATTAGGCAGTGTTAAGCCTCACAGTATATtaaagtgtgttgtgtttgtccatGCGTCTTTGGCTGCTTTTTGTTGTATTGATGTGTTAAACCCTCTGCATCTGATGAAGTGCTGTTTGGGGCGAATACATTTAATCTGAGAGTGTTGCTGCACTCAGTTTAGTGCTGGCTCATACGTTCATGTCAGTTCTTGTTCTTGAGTGATAGTTTAAAGTTCCAGTGTGTTCATCTCTTTCCTCTGTAGGTCACCTGGGTCAGAGCAGCTGTCAGCCCGATGAATTCCTCTGTGGGAACGGGAAGTGTCTTCCTCACTCCTGGAAGTGCAACGGTCAGGATGAATGCGGCGATGCCAGCGATGAACgcagctgctcccccccccccactgaagCCCAGCCTGGCCTCTGCCCCTTTGGCTCCCTGCCGTGCACCCAGGTCCAGTCCACCCGCTGTCTGCCGGCCGCCCTGCGCTGCAACGGAGCCCGGGACTGCCCTGACGGAACCGATGAGCTCGGCTGTCCCGACACCACCTGTGGGAAACGTCTGGGGAACTTCTACGGCTCCTTTGCCTCCCCTGATTTTTTCCGGCCCAATCGCAGCGCCGTGTCCGAGCTGAGATGCTCCTGGCTGCTGGACACCCAGGACCCCAAACCCATCGTGCTGCAGCTGGACCTGCAGCTCGGGCCCAGAGATTCACTGCACGTCTACGACGGCCTGCTGCATCAGGCCGAGCATCTGTTGCAGGTGTTGTCGTATCATAACAACAGGCGCCTGGCTCTGCTGGAGTCCAGCCGGGGTCAGATGAGTGTCCTGTACACGGCCCAGCCTCGCAGCCCTGGACACGGCTTCAACGCCACATACCAGGTTGAGCAATCTCGTGATAATATATCCTGTTTTGAAAAatgtccctccatccctcataACTTAATGTTTTGAAACTCCTTGAAGCTCCGTCTGCTCGAGCTTTGAACCTTCATCTCTTTCTTCCAACTATCTTAAGGAATCAATACTCTGAATGGTTGATAGAGAAAGTAACTGCTCTGTAGATGTAGAGGAAACACTCAGTCAAGTGATCTCATCTTCTTGGTGCCTAGACGGTGACGCATTTCTCCTACCCACTCCCAGGTCAAAGGTTACTGTTTCCCCGGCGAGCATCCCTGCGGCAGCGACCAGGGCTGCTACTCTGAACGCCAGCGCTGCGATGGCTACTGGCACTGCCCGTCCGGCCGCGACGAGGAGGCCTGCCCGATGTGCCCAGATGGGGAGTTTCCCTGTGAGGGCGGCACTGGAGTGTGCTACCCGGCCTCGGAGCGCTGCAACAACCAGAAGAGGTGTCCCGACGGGTCGGATGAGAAGAACTGCTACGACTGCCAACCCGGGAACTTCCACTGTGGGACCAACCTGTGTATCTTTGAGACGTGGCGGTGTGACGGCCAGGAGGACTGCTTGGACGGGAGCGACGAGAGGGACTGCCTGGCTGCGGTCCCCAGGAAGGTCATCACTGCCGCTCTGATCGGGAGCCTGGTGTGTAGCCTGCTGCTGGTCATTGCCCTCGGCTGTGCCCTCAAACTCCACTCACTCAGGAGCAGAGAGTACAGGTGAGGACACAACACCTCTGTCCTTCATTCAGTTTGTATTACTGTTGACATACTTGTTTTTCTCCTTCTGGATTTATTTATTGCCTTGTGCCTGAATTTATATGTCGTCATagtaacacacaaaaaaaccttGTCTCCAATGACAAGTGCTGTTCAAAGGTAAGCTGTCACTCAGTctattattgtgttttattgctgtTGATGGTAGATGCTGCAAACTCTACAGGGATGAAATtactgtttttcaaaataagataattGATTTACCCCAAGCTCTTTTATTGACCTGCTGTGCcctccttgtttctctctctcctctgtagAGCTTTTGAGACCCAGATGACTCGCATGGAGGCAGAGTTTGTTCAGAGAGAGGCCCCTCCCTCTTATGGTCAGCTGATTGCCCAGGGTCTCATCCCTCCTGTGGAGGATTTCCCAGTATATAACCCCACCCAGGTGGTGCAACAATACATAatcatacacatacatacatacgtGTGTTTTCTAGTGACTCTGGATATGAGCACCCAGCTGTGACAAACCAATTTTTTGCAGTTTTGGTAACCAGCTCTAGTGGAAGCCTGAACCTCACACTCCAATTCCTCTCTCTGCATAACCAATGGGCCTAAACTGACAGAAAAGCTGTTGTAATTTATTAGATATGATATGATGTGCCATTTCTGGAAGATATATGGCATCCATCCACTATTTGTAGTAGTTAAATGACATCTATCTACTATCTATATGAGATAAATTGACTCTTTCTGCTATTATAGATCTACTATTGTAAATTAAGGGTATTGTTCCagtttatttatgatttattatgTTCTTATTCACATTCTTGTCAAGAGTTAAATGAGAAGATTGATATGACTAGACATTTTTCCTAGAAATCTAAACTATTCCTTCAGACAATCAATCAGGTGATGAATACACTTCCATGTGCTGTAGAGCTGCTACTGCATTAAGTGTGAGATGTCAAAATGGAGCCGTAGAATCATGCTCTTTATGCAACaggaaaatacatttatgtTATCCAGAGGAAATGGTTTCGGATTTCACTTTgagcttaaaataaaaatgtaacagCTTTAGCGGAGGTCAGGCTTCACTACTCTTAAGGCTCTCACTGTATAAACTTCAAAACTACCCACACAGCCTCAGCTTGCTTTGGAACCAGGAGTGCAAGAGAACAAATATAGGAAGGAATtacattgtgttgtgtttacctgTAGCTTTGCTCCAGAACAAGAATATGGCTCTAAATTGCTGGCGATCTGATtcattgtttctctgtgtcttcctctgtctcctctcttcctcctgcaggccTCCATCTTACAGAACCTGCGTTTGGCGATGCGCAGACAGATCAGACGTCATTCATCACGgcgctccacttcctcctcctcctcctcatcctcttcctctcgaaGACGATTCGGGCATCTGTGGAGTCGTCTGTTTCACAGTGGAGGAAGATCCAGAGGCCAGGCCCTACTGCTCGATCCCCCTGGTCCCACACAAATCATACTGGGGCTCCACAGCTACAGAACTGTGGTGGAGCAGGGGCCTCAGGGCAGGGACCAGCTGGGGGATGAGGTTGATGTGGTGGGTATGTCAGGCTCCACCTACTCCGCCACCATGGAACTGCAGCCCTGCTCACCAGAGAGCCCTGCCTCACCTCTCTCCTCGCAGTCAGCGGACAGTCCAGAGGACGAGGAGCCATCATCTGTCAGTGGGGAAGGAGCCATGACTCCACATTGTGACTCTTCAGCCGCCAGCAGACATCATCCCTCCCCACAGGAAGCCTCGGTGCCCCTGTGCCACCCCAGGGCTTCTAGGAAACTTGTTCTGGAGCTCGCAGTTAACTTGAAAGGAGTTTCCTTGAGACGTTACTCCCCTCTAGGGCCTTTGTCCCCCATCTCCCCCCCTGTGTTTCCCAGCAGCTCCCAGACACCAACATCCCAGTCCCACCCACTGGGTCCAGGTGTGACTTCACCCACTGGGCCCTTGTCCTCTTATGTGAAAGCAGAGGACAGTGACAGCCACTTTAGAGTGGAAGTATCTATCGGGGACAGACGAAGCAGGGATGACAGGAGAGAGGGCAAGAGCGGCGTCTGCAGGTTCAGCAGGACCCTTAGTGATGAGGAAGGAGACTCAGGGAGGAAGACTACGCCATCTTGAAAAGTTTAGTAAACTCTCCACCTGGTGTTGATAATATCTGTTCTGCTAAAGTGTCCTTGACATGTGTCCCCGCCAGATCCAGAGGTCAGACTCGTACCTTAGCCCGACACATGGAGGAGGGATAGCATCACACCCAATGAAAATTAACCACTCATGTTCTTTATACACTTAAAAAGGAAATTACCCACATCTAGTGCTGATAGCGCTTTTGGTCTGTGCTGTGTATCTCGTTGGGCAGGCAACTGCATTCAGACTTCACTGTTAAACCTAACTTACTGTTATAGTAAATTACACTCAGTTCTGGACACCAGTACCAATACAATATTGGCTACATGTCCGCCAAAGCAGCCTTTTAGTCGTTACCCAGAGCCATTATACACCGCTATATACTGTGACCCATAAAAAACAATTGAGCGATTGCCTCTACCCTGTCTTATCCCCAATTTATTGTGTGAGGTGGtgttataattatcattatatGACATTTCACATTCAAGGATGAAGCTggcattattttatattttttatattgtcaACTAATTGTGTGTTAATGCCCAAACCAACAATGCTTTTGTCCATCTGTCAGTACTTTTCCAATTCACCTCCCTGTGAATGTACTTTACTGtttattatctttttattgAGGCTGAATAACTTTCTAAAATACCATGGTGGTAAAGTTTTGGTGCAACATATCCCAAAGAGGAGTAAATAGTGTCTgttggggactattttcagaTGTGCTTTTATACACATTTGGTGAACTGGTGTGTATTTGCTGTAGCAGGGTGGTGAATTTAGCACTGAGACAAAATTAACAATTGTGTGCACATTTATGATGCCagagatgtgtgtttttaatgaatttgtCCCAAAAGTATTGCATTTTGGATGATGGAGTTCTGTGGCCCAGAGTATTtagccacaacacaaacagtacTTTGTTGGTTTTGGTGTTTACATTGGGGTTTGTTGACAagaagaaaatatagaaaatgacCAGACTAGCCACCTAAATGCAACCACTCAAAAGCAAATGTTTGACATTTCGGGAAATATTAATTTGAGGAGATGACACAATTGATACagcatattttaatatatgGCTTCATGTAATTGTTTAGCTCAGGTTAGCTTTGCACAAAAACTGGATAAAGGGTCAAAAACCCAGGCAGGTTAAGACCTGTCCACAGAACCACGGGGGCACGAcccagctgctgcacaaagagcttttcaactgtttattcaaagttcggTGATGATGAATTTTTAAAATAAGTAGTCGTGAACGTGCTGTTTTTCCGGGTCGACAATGCCACTAGCTCTATAGTTGATAATTCAATTTCTATTAATATTCAACATATCGCTTGTCCAGATTACAACCAATCCGACACTGCACTTTGTTGGGCCCTTAACAATTCAAATGCCATGACTGtagctgataagatgaatggttcttTAGATATGTGAGccaaatacagacagacagacagagattcatGGTATAGTAGAGATATGAAATAAGCATGAGACAATTAGTAATAATCATAGTTTCAAAGAATGTCAAACTATTCGACAAGCAGTTTAACCATGCCAAACCTTTGTCAGTATTTgttcaacatgtttgttttcgtTGCTTGTCTTCTTCACTGATACTTTAAACAAACCTCTATTAGTTACTTTTTTTGGAAGTGGTGTTTGGATTTCAAATCTTTATACACCATCATCTTTAAAACAGCAAaacctggatgtaaactggattGAGTCCAGTTACAGTGGAGTATTTTCCTCTGCTCAGCTTCTCTTTGAATCAAACccagcctctctcctctccagcctttcATCACTCGAGGGAATCTGCCCGTGAGCTCTGATTTACGAGTTGGCGAGGATATCCAGGAAATTTGGGGAATAATGACTGTTGGTAGAGTCCTTTCCTTCCCAGCGGTCCATCTGCAGCACGGCTGACTGCACACTGGTACGCTGCACATGTCTTGACTGCTGGTTTATTTCAGTGGAAATCATATCAATGCTGTGGAATTTTCACaagacattaaaacaaagaccTCTATTTTTTCAGCCTCCAGTGGAGACCTATACTAGTCTTTATACAACTCTTTCTGCCTTGACAAACTTGAACTTGAACTAGATTAAGCCTGTGAGGCTTTTTGTGAAGCCGCTGCATCCACTGCTTACCTTTTTTGTTAATCACTGTTGGACTTAACAGAATGTCCTGTTTCGTTTTTTGTTGAAATCAGTGAGTTTCTCCTTCTTTTACTGTAGGACATTAATACTGAAGAGAGAACTGGCTGATGTTTAGCTGAAGAGTCAGGTTTCGGTACTAAATACACTTGTCTATCCTGCTGTTTTTCATTCAAGTGAGCTTAACGTGCAATTTATAGTACATTTATCGTGAACGGCTGCTACATATTATGTGCCATTAGAGATGTCTTCATACCCCATATCCCCATTACTTCTGCCTAAAGACTTGCTCTGATTCCTTTCCCCTTCTTTGAGCTATTTTATGGAGAAATCCCAACCTCTTTACTCATTCCTAGTCTCATGCATTCTCTGCTTAATTTCATTCTGCATTGCCTTATTGTTTAAATTCAAAGCCTGTAAGTACATATTTGACTTAAATAGAAATAGTTAGCTGCTGTCCGTCCTTGCTTTGTAATGTAAAGACATTTTCCAAATGCCTTAATGGTTTTCCCTTCCCATTTTACTGATCATTTCACGGATCACAGCTGTGGTTTACATGTTTGAAGAGATTAGATTTGACTGCGTGTGATATGACACTGATGATCTACAGGGCACTATACTGCATCAGGAATCTTGACTCTGGGATTATTATGAGAGGATACTTAGTGAAACGAAAATGTTTCCTCCAGTGACCTTAACTCAGTGTATTTACATGATTATTTAAGTGATAATCTGCAAGACTCTCTATGATTTGTATTGGGGTGTTTAATAATTAGTAATGTGGATTGCAaaatttttctgttttaattagttttatgtGATAAGTGCAATTGTGGCTAAGTTGAAGTTTTATCTGTCAGGTATGAACATGCAGGTAAATACACTGGATCAAGGCCATCGGTGGATGTGATGGTCTGATAGTGACATCCCCTTTCCTTGCTGTATGGTTTTGAAGCTTCTTACGCCTAAAACGCTGAAGTTAACAAATACCGCGTTTGTATTGAagcatttttctcatttttcaaatctatatttgtatatttcctGCTGAAAGAGAAAATACCACCATGACATTTTGAGATTTGCTGATCAAATTCCTGTAATGATACATGAGAGCTTTCTTGTTGATTTATCATTGTTTTCCTGTGCCTGCAATTAATAAAGTTCAAGCTGGTCTTCATTTGTAAAATTTGTAGTAGTGTAGAAAATACACAAGGATATACTTTTTATCTTGTCAGCAATTCAAAGTTCTTTTAGTGAGTAGTCAATTTTGCACAAACCAATTCCTACCCCCCAAAACAGTGATGCATCTCAgaagttgttgttttaatatgCAATTACATTGTTATTCTTGTTCAACTTTACACTTTTACAAAACAGAGGTACACCCATCAATTGTGcagtatgtaaatgtaaaacatgTCTGAGGAATGATCTTTTCAGGAGTTCCAGGAACATTTgtaacagtttttttctttctttagtaTTTACAGATCTCGACTGAGCTAGCAGCACCTGGACACTACAGACAGACATGTTTTCTTAATTGTGCGTCCATGGGTTTGATGGAGAGGGAAAATCCCAGTCGCTTTGTCCTGAAAAAAAGGTTTAATCCAGGTACCAACCAGCTGGTTTACATCATGTTAAAAAGGCCCAAACTTCATGTTTTCTGTTCTATAAACAACATAAAGACCTTAGACAAGTGCTATGAAAGACTGTTAGAATCTTCAGGACCACAGGCAAACGTATCATAACTTCAAAAAAGAGATTAATTTGACCCAAATCATTTGGAGCGaacttcttttttaaattgggACAGGACAACAGAAAGAAGCTCAGTGGGACTGTAGTTAATTCTACCATATTATGTCAATGGTATCACAGTAAGTTGATCTAAAAAAAGTCACCGAGCCAGGGTCCACTGCCAGCCCTCAACCTACCTGTGAATGCTGATTCTGCTAATGTGATCCAACAACACGTAGGTGGTACAACTGTATCATCACGTCAGATGAAATATGTGAAACCAGTGAAAACTGTCTTGGCAGTTCAGGCTTCTTTCACAGTGGCATTCCCGGAGATGAGGACATTTCCAAAGCACCAAAGTTTCAACAAAGGCTTGTTGTGCTCGACTCAAGAGACAGAAGAGATTGCTGAGGATTAAAAAGACAGAAGACCAGTCTGTCATCATGGGTCGCAACAATGCAGCTTATTCATTTCTGAGAGTGTTATTCATTCCTCAGGATTAAGCCATAAAGTCCACTGTCATTTAGATATGGCTGGGAAAGATGAGTGTCACTGTGTACATCTCTTGTAAGAACGGAGAGGTTAAAAAGTATATCTCATGAAAAAAGAATGATAGTATGAGAAAGTGGCAGTGAGAGATTTACAGAAAAAGCATGGCCAGGTACTGTTGCCAGGTAGAATACTCATCCACAGTTTACAAGCAGTAAACATCATGTGAGTAATTAGTGTAACAGAGTTGAAGATAGAAGCA encodes:
- the lrp3 gene encoding low-density lipoprotein receptor-related protein 3, which produces MGFPHSGRARRTMGVRQLLLGLMWLRSALPCAAGCSEKAEVHTERRGVIYSPSWPLNYPAGVNCSWHIQGGQGEVITISFRNFDLAESGNCSGDWLMLTPMWHGESRLCGAMLPPPVISTRGRVWLYFHSQANGSGQAQGFRLSYIRGHLGQSSCQPDEFLCGNGKCLPHSWKCNGQDECGDASDERSCSPPPTEAQPGLCPFGSLPCTQVQSTRCLPAALRCNGARDCPDGTDELGCPDTTCGKRLGNFYGSFASPDFFRPNRSAVSELRCSWLLDTQDPKPIVLQLDLQLGPRDSLHVYDGLLHQAEHLLQVLSYHNNRRLALLESSRGQMSVLYTAQPRSPGHGFNATYQVKGYCFPGEHPCGSDQGCYSERQRCDGYWHCPSGRDEEACPMCPDGEFPCEGGTGVCYPASERCNNQKRCPDGSDEKNCYDCQPGNFHCGTNLCIFETWRCDGQEDCLDGSDERDCLAAVPRKVITAALIGSLVCSLLLVIALGCALKLHSLRSREYRAFETQMTRMEAEFVQREAPPSYGQLIAQGLIPPVEDFPVYNPTQASILQNLRLAMRRQIRRHSSRRSTSSSSSSSSSSRRRFGHLWSRLFHSGGRSRGQALLLDPPGPTQIILGLHSYRTVVEQGPQGRDQLGDEVDVVGMSGSTYSATMELQPCSPESPASPLSSQSADSPEDEEPSSVSGEGAMTPHCDSSAASRHHPSPQEASVPLCHPRASRKLVLELAVNLKGVSLRRYSPLGPLSPISPPVFPSSSQTPTSQSHPLGPGVTSPTGPLSSYVKAEDSDSHFRVEVSIGDRRSRDDRREGKSGVCRFSRTLSDEEGDSGRKTTPS